In a single window of the Drosophila subpulchrella strain 33 F10 #4 breed RU33 chromosome X, RU_Dsub_v1.1 Primary Assembly, whole genome shotgun sequence genome:
- the LOC119558274 gene encoding mothers against decapentaplegic homolog 3 has product MLPFTPQVVKRLLALKKGNEDNSVEGKWSEKAVKNLVKKIKKNSQLEELERAISTQNCQTRCVTVPRSKPAPAGEHLRKGLPHVIYCRLWRWPDLQSQNELKPLDHCEYAFHLRKEEICINPYHYKKIELSILVPKSLPTPPDSIVDYPLDNHTHQIPNNTDYNAAIIRSASLSPPQYMELGGAGPVSVSSSTSSTPATATGGGGPSSSSSSSSSAASAYQQQQQQLSFGQNMDSQSSVLSVGSSIPNTGTPPPGYMSEDGDPIDPNDNMNMSRLTPPADAAPVMYHEPAFWCSISYYELNTRVGETFHASQPSITVDGFTDPSNSERFCLGLLSNVNRNEVVEQTRRHIGKGVRLYYIGGEVFAECLSDSSIFVQSPNCNQRYGWHPATVCKIPPGCNLKIFNNQEFAALLSQSVSQGFEAVYQLTRMCTIRMSFVKGWGAEYRRQTVTSTPCWIELHLNGPLQWLDRVLTQMGSPRLPCSSMS; this is encoded by the coding sequence ATGTTGCCATTCACCCCGCAGGTGGTCAAGCGTTTGTTAGCACTCAAAAAGGGCAACGAGGACAACAGCGTCGAGGGCAAGTGGTCGGAGAAGGCCGTCAAGAATCTGGTGAAGAAGATCAAGAAGAATTCGCAGCTGGAGGAGCTTGAGCGGGCCATCTCGACACAAAACTGCCAGACGAGGTGCGTGACGGTGCCGCGCAGCAAGCCAGCTCCCGCCGGCGAGCATCTGCGCAAGGGTCTGCCGCACGTCATCTACTGTCGCCTCTGGCGCTGGCCGGATCTCCAATCCCAGAATGAACTGAAGCCCCTCGACCACTGCGAGTACGCCTTCCATCTGCGCAAGGAGGAGATCTGCATCAATCCGTATCACTACAAGAAGATTGAGCTGTCCATCCTGGTGCCCAAATCGCTGCCCACGCCGCCCGACTCCATTGTCGACTATCCGCTGGATAACCATACGCACCAGATACCGAACAATACCGATTATAATGCGGCGATAATTCGCAGCGCCTCGTTGAGTCCGCCGCAGTATATGGAATTGGGCGGTGCCGGGCCCGTTTCCGTATCATCGTCCACCAGTTCGACGCCAGCGACCGCCACCGGTGGCGGTGGtccctcctcctcctcgtcgtcATCCTCGTCCGCCGCCTCCGCGtatcagcagcaacagcagcagctgtCCTTTGGCCAAAACATGGACTCGCAGTCGAGTGTGCTCAGTGTGGGCAGCAGCATTCCCAACACCGGCACCCCGCCGCCCGGCTATATGAGCGAGGATGGTGACCCCATCGATCCCAACGACAACATGAACATGTCGCGTCTAACGCCCCCCGCCGATGCAGCCCCCGTGATGTACCACGAGCCGGCCTTCTGGTGTTCCATCTCCTATTACGAGCTGAACACGCGCGTCGGCGAGACCTTTCACGCCTCGCAGCCCTCGATCACGGTGGATGGCTTTACCGATCCTTCCAATTCGGAGCGCTTCTGCCTCGGCCTGCTGTCCAATGTGAATCGCAACGAGGTCGTCGAGCAGACGCGCCGTCACATTGGCAAGGGCGTCCGGCTGTACTATATTGGTGGCGAGGTGTTCGCCGAATGCCTGAGCGACTCGTCCATCTTTGTACAGAGCCCGAATTGCAACCAGCGATACGGCTGGCATCCGGCCACCGTGTGTAAGATACCGCCCGGCTGCAATCTGAAGATCTTCAATAACCAGGAGTTCGCCGCCCTGCTGTCACAGTCCGTGTCGCAGGGATTCGAGGCCGTCTACCAGTTGACGCGCATGTGCACCATCCGCATGTCGTTCGTCAAGGGCTGGGGTGCCGAATATCGCCGCCAGACGGTCACCTCGACGCCCTGCTGGATCGAACTGCATCTGAACGGGCCGCTCCAGTGGCTGGATCGTGTGCTCACGCAGATGGGCTCGCCGCGGCTGCCGTGCAGCTCCATGTCGTAA